From the genome of Loxodonta africana isolate mLoxAfr1 chromosome 19, mLoxAfr1.hap2, whole genome shotgun sequence:
CTTCTGCATTTGGTAGCTTAGCCTTTGAGAGTGTGAACATGAGAAGTAAAATGAAAGAACAAACTCAAAAAATGCAATTTAGGGAATATAGTagtaaatttttgtttgaaaatAGCCTGGGCCTTTCTTAGATTATGTATTTCTTcctaaaaaaataagcaaattttctgaaaattttaCGCAGTTGTATTTGTAACCTTTCTGAGTATTTTGAgacttctaaaaatgaaaatactaGTCCTACATAAATTTCAAGCCATTAAAAATATACAAGTTGCCTTCAGTAAATTAGAAAATGTTGCTTTTTAATAAATAGGGAATTTATGTATAATTGAAAGTATTTTACTTTGAACTTAGATAAGCATATTAAATTGCATTTTTATTACCAAAACACATGGAGGATAATAGTATTCTGTTTTTTTAGTGTACACGAATTGTTTATTTGAGCATCATTAGCCTTGCTTATGTTTTCTAGGAACCTTTTATCCAGTTTTTGAAGTGGTATTTTAAACAGCTTGGTAAATTACTCACATTTATGAAGTTTTACTACAGATTTAATGAAAGGCATACATACACAAAAGTGCGCATTTaactcctttcttctttcttggaGGGATCTGATCTTTTAACCCTTCAAAGTCAGAATCAGCTTTCTGACAATGATTGGGCCTCAGAAAATTATTTGCTTTTTACTCAGAAGGGGTTGAAGGCAGTTTTCAAAGATCTTTATCATCTCGTATGGAGTGCTAGACCACTTCAGTCTCACGCTTTCTTAGGTTGTCCATCATACTTCTAAGAGGGTTAGGTTCGCTTTTCAAGTCTttcacagttttgttttttacacagcagcagcagtcaagcaCCTCATAAAGGAAGGCCAGCACCACTAAAGATACCACAGTAAATATAAACAAAAGCAAGATGACAAAGCAGGCAGTATTCCAGTTGTCATGGAAAGGGTAAATTTTTTGGACTTGAAAACCGAGGTACTGATAAACAGATGTAGTGGTTTCATTCCAGTAGCTGGAGCCCAAGGAGGCCATTCTTTGAGATTTCACTTCTTGTATTGCTCTTTTGAATCTATAAAAAGAAAGtgaatatatatgacaaaacTCTACAAGTGTGTCAATTCAAATCTCAAATGTTAGTACTAATTTGTTAGTAAATTTATACAGGCACATGAGTCTTCCTTATTTTCCTCAACAAATAATGGAAAACATCACTATGaatggtatttttaaattttttgtataTCTGTGCCATTGTACTCTGTAAACCATattctattaattttttattaattgaATTTATTAGACAAATATAGATGTTCTTTTGTTTAAGGTTCATGTCCAGAAATTAACTGCTAATCGAAGGGTAGAAAAAGGCAGCTGACTTGGTGTAAAACTGGCTAAAACCAAACCACCAAAcatactgccattgagttgattcccactgatagggaccgcatagggtttccaaggccataaatctctacagaagcagactgccacacctttcttccgctgagctcctggtggttttgaactgctgaccttttgattaataatcgaacgctttaaccactgtaccaccagggctccttaaaactgGTTGAATCAGTGGTCGGTGGGCTATTACTATTACCTACAAGAAATCTTGTCGTTTTAAGGTAGTGTTCTTCAGACTGTCTCTTGTAAAAGCTTTTTTCATTACCTTTGTGGGTCCTTCTCAcctttttggtttggtgtgtttCTGCCTCCTGTTTGCACTCCTTTAAACTTCTGGCAGCAGGTGATCTGAATCAAGAAACAGAGGCTGAGTGAAAAACAGGGCAGAAAGAAAAGCCAAATCATGACAGTtctcagaataagaataataacatTTTAGGTTTAAGTTGTCTCTGTAAAGACCTTAATTTTGGAATTGTTTGTTATGTATATGATAGTCTGAAATATTTTGCATACCTAGATGACTCACAGACACTAATATTTAAACATACAAATTCACCCCCCAAAGGTATCAATTATTAAATCAACATGACATTTCACAAAATAAACTAGTGAGTTAAAGTTTCCGTATTCTTGGATTAAGTTTTGGTTCTGTTAACCTGACACTTGGTAGACCTTAAGTGGGGCAGTAAGGATTGAAGAGTGATAGTATGGAGCCACAGTAATGAAGCACTAaatggattattattattattattttaaatcaaGTACCTGTATAtcttacctcatttaattcttttttttttattgtgcttttggtgaaagtttacagagcaaattaatttctcattcaacaattcatacacagatTGCTTTCTAAGATTTTTATgatcttcattttttcaaaaatatctTTCTAAGCGTATTTTTAAAAGTTGCAAAATACCTATACTCTAAGAGAATTTTGGAAAGAAGTGAGGAAAAGTAGTTCCACTTGTTTAATTCAGTTACTGTTATTTTGTATGTTTCCTTTTAGTCTTCCCTACATTAGTTGTAAACAAACTTACATTTATTTTTGTAACAAATGTTTATCaaacatttctcttttctgaatgttaaaGATATATTGGgtgtaaaatatatttaatttaaagaaa
Proteins encoded in this window:
- the SMIM18 gene encoding small integral membrane protein 18, yielding MASLGSSYWNETTTSVYQYLGFQVQKIYPFHDNWNTACFVILLLFIFTVVSLVVLAFLYEVLDCCCCVKNKTVKDLKSEPNPLRSMMDNLRKRETEVV